The Pongo abelii isolate AG06213 chromosome 20, NHGRI_mPonAbe1-v2.0_pri, whole genome shotgun sequence genome window below encodes:
- the LINGO3 gene encoding leucine-rich repeat and immunoglobulin-like domain-containing nogo receptor-interacting protein 3 yields the protein MTCWLCVLSLPLLLLPAAPPPAGGCPARCECTAQNRAVACTRRRLTAVPDGIPAETRLLELSRNRIRCLNPGDLAALPELEELDLSENAIAHVEPGAFANLPRLRVLRLRGNQLKLIPPGVFTRLDNLTLLDLSENKLVILLDYTFQDLHSLRRLEVGDNDLVFISRRAFAGLLALEELTLERCNLTALSGESLGHLRGLGALRLRHLAIAALEDQNFRRLPGLLHLEIDNWPLLEEVAAGSLRGLNLTSLSVTHTNITAVPAAALRHQAHLTCLNLSHNPISTVPRGSFRDLVRLRELHLAGALLAVVEPQAFLGLRQIRLLNLSNNLLSTLEESTFHSVNTLETLRVDGNPLACDCRLLWIVQRRKTLNFDGRLPACATPAEVRGDALRNLPDSVLFEYFVCRKPKIRERRLQRVTATAGEDVRFLCRAEGEPAPTVAWVTPQHRPVTATSAGRARVLPGGTLEIQDARPQDSGTYTCVASNAGGNDTYFATLTVRPEPAANRTPGEAHNETLAALRAPLDLTTILVSTAMGCITFLGVVLFCFVLLFVWSRGRGQHKNNFSVEYSFRKVDGPAAAAGQGGARKFNMKMI from the coding sequence ATGACCTGCTGGCTGTGCGTCCTGAGCCTGCCCCTGCTCCTGCTGCCCGCGGCGCCGCCCCCGGCTGGAGGCTGCCCGGCCCGCTGCGAGTGCACCGCGCAGAACCGCGCCGTGGCCTGCACGCGCCGCCGCCTGACCGCCGTGCCCGACGGCATCCCGGCCGAGACTCGCCTGCTGGAGCTCAGCCGCAACCGCATCCGCTGCCTGAACCCGGGCGACCTGGCCGCGCTGCCCGAGCTGGAGGAGCTGGACCTGAGCGAGAACGCCATCGCGCACGTGGAGCCCGGCGCCTTCGCCAACCTGCCGCGCCTGCGCGTCCTGCGTCTCCGTGGCAACCAGCTGAAGCTCATCCCGCCCGGGGTCTTCACGCGCCTGGACAACCTCACGCTGCTGGACCTGAGCGAGAACAAGCTGGTAATCCTGCTGGACTACACTTTCCAGGACCTGCACAGCCTTCGCCGGCTGGAGGTGGGCGACAACGACCTGGTGTTCATCTCGCGCCGCGCCTTCGCGGGGCTGCTGGCCCTGGAGGAGCTGACCCTGGAGCGCTGCAACCTCACGGCTCTGTCCGGGGAGTCGCTGGGCCATCTGCGCGGCCTGGGCGCCCTGCGGCTGCGCCACCTGGCCATCGCCGCCCTGGAGGACCAGAACTTCCGCAGGCTGCCCGGGCTGCTGCACCTGGAGATTGACAACTGGCCGCTGCTGGAGGAGGTGGCGGCTGGCAGCCTGCGGGGCCTGAACCTGACCTCGCTGTCGGTCACCCACACCAACATCACCGCCGTGCCGGCCGCCGCGCTGCGGCACCAGGCGCACCTCACCTGCCTCAATCTGTCGCACAACCCCATCAGCACGGTGCCGCGGGGGTCGTTCCGGGACCTGGTCCGCCTGCGCGAGCTGCACCTGGCCGGGGCCCTGCTGGCTGTGGTGGAGCCGCAGGCCTTCTTGGGCCTGCGCCAGATCCGCCTGCTCAACCTCTCCAACAACCTGCTCTCCACGTTGGAGGAGAGCACCTTCCACTCGGTGAACACGCTAGAGACGCTGCGCGTGGACGGGAACCCGCTGGCCTGCGACTGTCGCCTGCTGTGGATCGTGCAGCGTCGCAAGACCCTCAACTTCGACGGGCGGCTGCCGGCCTGCGCCACCCCGGCCGAGGTGCGCGGCGACGCGCTGCGAAACCTGCCGGACTCCGTGCTGTTCGAGTACTTTGTGTGCCGCAAACCCAAGATCCGGGAGCGGCGGCTGCAGCGCGTCACGGCCACCGCGGGCGAAGACGTCCGCTTCCTCTGCCGCGCCGAGGGCGAACCGGCGCCCACCGTGGCCTGGGTGACCCCCCAGCACCGGCCGGTGACGGCCACCAGCGCGGGCCGGGCGCGCGTGCTCCCCGGGGGGACGCTGGAGATCCAGGACGCGCGGCCGCAGGACAGCGGCACCTACACGTGCGTGGCCAGCAACGCGGGCGGCAACGACACCTACTTCGCCACGCTGACCGTGCGCCCCGAGCCGGCCGCCAACCGGACCCCGGGCGAGGCCCACAACGAGACGCTGGCGGCCCTGCGCGCGCCGCTGGACCTCACCACCATCCTGGTGTCCACCGCCATGGGCTGCATCACCTTCCTGGGCGTGGTCCTCTTCTGCTTCGTGCTGCTGTTCGTGTGGAGCCGCGGCCGCGGGCAGCACAAGAACAACTTCTCGGTGGAGTACTCCTTCCGCAAGGTGGATGGGCCGGCCGCCGCGGCGGGCCAGGGGGGCGCGCGCAAGTTCAACATGAAGATGATCTGA